From one Leifsonia sp. Root1293 genomic stretch:
- a CDS encoding glycosyltransferase, with protein sequence MKVLVYYFGFPHYRQTIIEQLVQNRSANVDILSGSSVKASIATLTPADLPALRQVRSLRFGPFTWDVGAFSAAVAGGYDAAIVGPATTSLSTWAILFARRFRRRPTYLWGQCGRAGDRSLKRLFQEIMNRLAAGLLVYGEGEAAAAREWGTPASKVHVVRNATISNADVLARVDGAERYREMRRAAELASDGRMRLTFVGRVNADKRLSVLIEAGLALRERYPGISVDIVGEGDEFELLRRRFDQDFVHFHGWVYDRNRLDTIFEESTLVVSPQHMGLLAVDALRAGIPVLVPDNPQNASEVEALTLGVNSLTFKRSDAMSLAAVAEAWLAGAASIDESAFIESREVALRAWEPSAVSDAILSVLAADRPRSSTRAE encoded by the coding sequence ATGAAGGTTCTGGTCTACTACTTCGGCTTCCCGCACTATCGTCAGACGATCATCGAGCAACTGGTGCAGAATCGCTCAGCTAACGTCGACATACTCTCGGGCAGCTCCGTGAAGGCAAGCATCGCCACACTGACCCCTGCAGATCTTCCGGCGCTCCGCCAAGTCCGCTCTCTGCGATTCGGTCCGTTCACCTGGGACGTGGGAGCGTTCAGCGCCGCCGTTGCAGGCGGCTACGACGCGGCCATCGTCGGACCTGCGACGACGTCATTGTCGACATGGGCGATTCTGTTCGCTCGTCGATTCCGTCGCCGACCGACGTACCTCTGGGGCCAATGCGGGCGTGCCGGCGATCGAAGTCTCAAACGGCTTTTTCAGGAGATCATGAACCGGCTTGCCGCCGGGCTGCTCGTCTACGGTGAAGGAGAGGCCGCCGCCGCAAGGGAGTGGGGCACCCCTGCTTCGAAGGTCCACGTGGTCAGGAACGCCACGATCTCGAACGCGGACGTCCTGGCGCGCGTAGATGGGGCTGAACGCTATCGGGAGATGCGCCGCGCCGCGGAGCTCGCCAGCGATGGACGGATGCGATTGACGTTCGTCGGAAGGGTCAACGCCGACAAGCGGTTGTCCGTCCTCATCGAGGCAGGACTCGCTCTTCGCGAGAGGTATCCGGGCATCTCCGTCGACATCGTCGGAGAGGGAGACGAATTCGAGCTACTCCGTCGACGATTCGATCAGGATTTCGTGCATTTCCATGGGTGGGTCTACGACAGGAATCGGCTGGATACGATCTTTGAAGAGTCAACGCTCGTGGTCTCACCACAGCACATGGGGCTCCTGGCAGTCGACGCTCTGCGAGCGGGGATTCCCGTGCTTGTTCCTGACAATCCCCAGAACGCATCCGAGGTGGAGGCCCTCACCCTCGGTGTCAATTCGCTCACGTTCAAGCGAAGCGACGCGATGTCATTGGCAGCCGTAGCCGAAGCATGGCTTGCCGGTGCGGCATCGATCGATGAGTCCGCATTCATCGAGTCACGCGAGGTGGCGCTGCGCGCCTGGGAACCGTCAGCCGTCTCCGATGCAATTCTGTCCGTACTTGCGGCCGACCGACCAAGGAGCAGCACTCGTGCAGAGTAG
- a CDS encoding lipopolysaccharide biosynthesis protein: MNRSRALLIGSQIAGQIAFLAVMPVLTRVFEPGDLGIYQVALAAGLILQPLATLRLEFVIPSVVTSRELKRISRIATWSQVCAGIALLGVGVAGALLDESSFAASATMAAMIMVSYASMAIENAYLVRDRQLRRLAIRNVAAGLIAAALQAAVAIFIPNLFLLAASILVGRLIAVLATREWGGKDRRDHGTDEHLPWSARRGMYAVASGLVSSASLQILTLYSSVGFGSAAAGYVGVAQRTASAPLSLVSQALSQYTQSHLAPLVRSRDSSLRSELVRQTRSLIPLAIATTVALSVLGPLLAVPVFGPGWEQAGWVIAALALPTGLQLLIAPATPLFMMIGRERDLFYIQLMRLCLSLGLAIILNLMTGALLLAVIGYGIGTCIGYAVTFVVLVRVIPRE; this comes from the coding sequence ATGAATCGGTCACGAGCGCTGCTGATCGGATCGCAGATCGCGGGACAGATCGCGTTTCTGGCTGTCATGCCGGTGCTTACGCGCGTGTTCGAACCCGGCGACCTGGGAATCTATCAGGTTGCCCTCGCAGCAGGGCTCATCCTTCAGCCGTTGGCCACCCTGCGCCTCGAGTTCGTGATCCCCTCTGTCGTGACCAGCCGGGAGCTCAAGCGCATCTCCCGGATAGCAACTTGGTCGCAGGTCTGTGCCGGCATAGCGCTCCTCGGCGTCGGAGTCGCCGGTGCCCTTCTCGACGAATCGAGTTTCGCCGCATCGGCGACGATGGCGGCCATGATCATGGTGAGCTACGCCAGCATGGCGATCGAGAACGCCTACCTGGTGCGAGACCGCCAGCTTCGCCGCCTCGCCATCCGGAACGTCGCAGCGGGTCTGATCGCCGCGGCCCTGCAAGCAGCCGTTGCGATCTTCATTCCGAACCTCTTCCTGCTGGCGGCTTCGATCCTTGTCGGGCGGCTGATCGCAGTTCTCGCAACGCGCGAGTGGGGTGGCAAGGATCGGCGCGACCACGGTACGGACGAGCATCTGCCGTGGTCCGCCCGCCGAGGCATGTATGCAGTGGCGTCAGGACTGGTGTCCTCGGCCTCCCTTCAGATCCTGACTCTGTACTCGTCGGTGGGATTCGGCAGCGCGGCAGCGGGGTACGTGGGAGTGGCGCAGCGCACGGCCAGCGCGCCACTGTCGCTCGTGAGCCAGGCGCTCTCCCAGTACACGCAGTCCCACCTGGCGCCGCTCGTGCGTTCCAGGGATTCATCGTTGCGTTCGGAGCTGGTTCGTCAGACCCGCAGCCTCATACCTCTGGCGATCGCCACTACGGTGGCGCTTTCAGTGCTCGGGCCGCTTCTCGCCGTCCCCGTCTTCGGACCGGGATGGGAGCAGGCGGGGTGGGTCATCGCTGCGCTCGCGCTGCCCACCGGGCTCCAGCTCCTTATAGCACCGGCGACTCCGTTGTTCATGATGATCGGGCGCGAACGCGACCTCTTCTACATCCAGCTCATGCGGCTGTGCCTGTCGTTGGGCCTTGCGATCATCCTCAACCTGATGACCGGTGCCCTTCTGCTCGCAGTGATCGGTTACGGGATCGGGACGTGCATCGGCTACGCGGTCACTTTTGTCGTGCTGGTTCGGGTGATACCGAGGGAGTGA
- a CDS encoding O-antigen ligase family protein, with protein MALLLGSLFPPVFGFSPVLVATVIAVPVIIFEVLRFLPRIHPVLVFVIPLFCIFALHALYVAPTTDYGDDKLQKWMTITAVSAAAACLIRDRRTIYTLGWAWIFGSSVLAILAVAGYDGGRADLFGSNPIWLARALAAGIIIMVWLRWEKAAKTFPTILVVAILGAGILASGSRGPLLAVVVGLGVLTVFSQRGRVWKISLIIAGCVAAVWAVITLPFFANSRFADLLENGDTDQTRELYRAITLRIIGENPAGVGFGNWSIVAGHPRHLWPHNIFLEVFAELGVLPGSILVVSLVAVLIVLATQARSNRTTLLVLALLSAETLSVSISGDLNARTFWFLLTLGFLFATRNVLEGGPAPVRGRRENFTPSVSPEPARQK; from the coding sequence GTGGCGCTCCTTCTCGGCTCTCTCTTCCCACCGGTGTTCGGCTTCAGCCCGGTGCTCGTCGCGACGGTCATCGCTGTACCGGTCATCATCTTCGAGGTACTTCGATTCTTACCTCGCATTCACCCGGTGCTGGTGTTCGTCATTCCCCTCTTCTGCATCTTCGCCCTGCACGCGCTCTACGTTGCTCCGACGACTGATTACGGTGACGACAAACTCCAGAAATGGATGACCATCACTGCAGTCTCTGCGGCGGCGGCATGTCTGATCCGCGACCGACGGACCATCTACACGCTCGGTTGGGCGTGGATCTTCGGCTCGAGTGTGTTGGCCATCCTTGCTGTAGCGGGCTATGACGGCGGGCGAGCCGACCTCTTCGGTTCGAACCCGATCTGGCTTGCTCGGGCGCTCGCTGCGGGCATCATCATAATGGTGTGGCTGCGATGGGAGAAGGCCGCCAAGACCTTCCCGACCATTCTCGTGGTAGCCATCCTCGGCGCGGGGATCCTCGCGTCAGGGTCTCGAGGGCCGCTGCTCGCAGTCGTCGTCGGATTGGGGGTCCTCACCGTGTTCTCCCAGCGCGGCCGGGTGTGGAAGATCTCCCTCATCATCGCCGGGTGCGTGGCCGCTGTGTGGGCTGTAATCACCCTCCCCTTCTTCGCGAACAGCCGTTTCGCGGACCTCTTGGAGAACGGGGACACAGATCAGACGCGCGAGCTCTACCGGGCGATCACTCTTCGGATCATCGGCGAGAACCCCGCTGGTGTCGGATTCGGCAACTGGTCGATCGTTGCCGGGCATCCGCGGCACCTGTGGCCCCACAACATCTTCCTCGAGGTGTTCGCTGAACTCGGCGTCCTGCCTGGCTCGATCCTTGTCGTTTCTCTTGTCGCTGTCCTGATCGTCCTCGCCACCCAAGCCCGATCGAACCGCACCACGCTCCTCGTGCTCGCTCTGTTGAGTGCAGAGACACTCAGCGTGTCGATCTCCGGCGACCTGAACGCACGCACTTTCTGGTTCCTGCTGACGCTGGGCTTCCTGTTTGCGACGAGGAACGTATTGGAAGGCGGTCCTGCACCTGTGCGAGGCCGCCGAGAGAACTTCACTCCCTCGGTATCACCCGAACCAGCACGACAAAAGTGA
- a CDS encoding DUF4012 domain-containing protein, which produces MPELPDTRRASRRGKRRTRRVWVWVVASVGVLLVAAVAWVGIRGWMAKSELESAQAKISTLKTQALAFDVEKAERTVNEISDSTAAAASLTSDPVWRAMEVVPLAGPNLHAVRQLASVTNLVMTDVAGPLVGVLGTINPSTVLPAGSALDPQPFVDATPAVERAASSMERAQSRMSQIDTASAIPQVAAIATSLRNRLSDIAAPIKSLGSVIPLVPQLLGADGTRTYAVVFQNNAESRALGGTALSFAVLKVDAGRIVIDSIVPAGFDNFPKSASSIVPIPDGAEAVYPDGIYGTFIANATLRPDFTSAAEIIQANFTQARGTPLDGVISVDPMALSYILRASAPMTISTGDVIDSKTLVPFILNTVYARYDSGDVVEDNIMQDAVYGEVVQAAFSRLMDGSLEPEAAIAGIGRGLSEQRLMLWSAHEVEQSAFAALNVNGPLPKSDATTEKVGIYFQDAVGSKLNYYLRQSVTLESGACGTDQLSTYGVQVDLSSAVPANAEDLSASIIGQWERENLQPGEQRVITMLYAPPGSTITGITVDGQPQDLPSLHDTDYPVGKVTVAIPPGGVSSIRFTFTDGGSSPKELSAQVTPMVAATDVVSQAISCSPSS; this is translated from the coding sequence ATGCCTGAACTTCCGGACACTCGTCGCGCCTCAAGACGAGGCAAGCGACGTACGCGACGCGTCTGGGTCTGGGTGGTCGCAAGCGTCGGAGTGCTCCTCGTCGCCGCAGTCGCGTGGGTCGGCATCCGCGGCTGGATGGCCAAGAGCGAGCTGGAGTCGGCCCAGGCCAAGATCTCGACGCTGAAGACGCAGGCGCTGGCGTTCGACGTCGAGAAGGCCGAGCGCACCGTGAACGAGATCTCGGACTCCACCGCAGCGGCCGCATCGCTCACGAGCGATCCCGTCTGGCGGGCCATGGAGGTCGTCCCCCTCGCCGGACCCAATCTTCACGCGGTTCGCCAGCTCGCGAGCGTCACCAACCTGGTGATGACGGATGTCGCCGGCCCGCTCGTCGGGGTGTTGGGCACGATCAACCCGTCCACCGTCCTGCCCGCGGGTTCGGCTCTAGACCCGCAGCCGTTCGTCGATGCCACCCCTGCCGTGGAGCGCGCTGCGAGTTCGATGGAACGAGCCCAGTCCCGGATGAGCCAGATCGACACTGCGAGTGCCATCCCGCAGGTAGCCGCCATTGCGACGTCTCTGCGAAATCGTCTCTCCGACATCGCTGCGCCGATAAAGTCTCTGGGCTCCGTGATTCCCTTGGTCCCCCAACTCTTGGGAGCTGACGGCACACGTACCTACGCAGTCGTCTTCCAGAACAACGCGGAATCGCGCGCCCTCGGCGGCACAGCGCTCTCCTTCGCGGTGCTGAAGGTCGACGCCGGCCGGATCGTGATCGATTCCATCGTGCCTGCCGGGTTCGACAACTTCCCCAAGTCCGCCAGCTCGATCGTACCCATCCCCGACGGCGCCGAGGCGGTCTACCCCGACGGCATCTACGGAACCTTCATCGCCAACGCGACCCTTCGCCCGGACTTCACTAGCGCCGCAGAGATCATCCAGGCCAACTTCACCCAGGCTCGCGGAACTCCTCTGGACGGCGTCATCTCGGTCGACCCGATGGCATTGAGCTACATTCTCCGGGCATCTGCGCCCATGACAATCTCGACTGGCGACGTCATCGACAGCAAGACGCTGGTGCCGTTCATCCTCAACACCGTGTATGCGAGATATGACAGTGGCGATGTCGTCGAAGACAACATCATGCAGGACGCGGTCTATGGAGAGGTCGTGCAGGCGGCGTTCTCCCGCTTGATGGACGGATCCCTCGAGCCTGAGGCCGCGATCGCCGGCATCGGCCGAGGACTGTCTGAACAGCGACTCATGCTCTGGAGCGCGCATGAGGTTGAGCAGTCGGCATTCGCGGCGCTGAACGTGAACGGGCCACTGCCGAAGAGCGATGCGACAACCGAGAAGGTCGGCATCTACTTCCAAGATGCGGTCGGGTCGAAGCTCAACTACTACCTCCGCCAGTCCGTGACCCTCGAATCCGGTGCCTGCGGCACGGACCAGCTGTCGACCTACGGCGTGCAGGTCGATCTCTCGAGTGCAGTTCCGGCCAACGCGGAAGACCTCTCCGCATCGATCATTGGCCAGTGGGAACGCGAGAACCTGCAGCCGGGCGAACAACGTGTCATCACCATGCTGTACGCGCCCCCTGGTTCGACGATCACGGGCATTACAGTCGACGGCCAGCCTCAGGATCTGCCGTCGCTCCATGACACCGACTACCCCGTTGGGAAGGTCACCGTTGCGATACCGCCTGGTGGCGTCTCGTCGATTCGATTCACCTTCACGGATGGGGGCTCGAGTCCGAAGGAGCTTTCAGCGCAGGTGACACCAATGGTTGCGGCTACTGACGTTGTGTCGCAGGCCATCTCGTGCTCACCATCATCCTGA
- a CDS encoding VanZ family protein yields the protein MSPTRRRRLAAVLMAVYLLVLALVVLWPEPVDKPANHEVYASIIWFHQLGLDWVTYDMIEFTSNVVMFLPFGIILTVLLGRRLWWLSTLAAVVLSTAIELTQLLLLPDRYPSVRDVIANSIGALIGSLLVLLVGTLMARGSRASSGVRGTAPARTSMR from the coding sequence ATGAGTCCCACTCGGCGCCGTCGTCTGGCCGCCGTGCTGATGGCGGTCTACCTGCTCGTGCTCGCCCTCGTGGTGCTGTGGCCAGAGCCCGTCGACAAGCCGGCGAACCACGAGGTGTACGCCTCGATCATCTGGTTCCACCAGCTGGGCCTCGACTGGGTGACCTACGACATGATCGAGTTCACGTCGAACGTGGTGATGTTCCTCCCGTTCGGAATCATCCTGACCGTGCTGCTCGGCCGTCGCCTCTGGTGGCTGTCGACCCTGGCCGCCGTGGTTCTCTCGACAGCGATCGAACTCACCCAGCTCCTCCTGCTGCCCGATCGCTACCCGAGCGTTCGCGACGTGATCGCGAACAGCATCGGCGCCCTCATCGGCAGCCTTCTCGTGCTGCTGGTCGGCACGCTCATGGCACGCGGATCGCGGGCATCGAGCGGCGTGCGGGGCACTGCACCGGCGCGCACGTCGATGCGCTGA
- a CDS encoding CHAP domain-containing protein yields MSGGIRRRTVIVAALGTVAAGAVGVALLPRDAVPAISGAGAGTPTPTPPPAPTRTIDEVRAEALGSAGMRLAASPWGPDAATATTWSTLYVSWLLRENAVPQTPDARELYEHFNALGQVGTEPRDGAVIFYSDGPLESIYHAGYVERASAGVVATVEGDVPDFLPHDQTFVRRYGQPWDSNIVFGYPEYVVA; encoded by the coding sequence GTGAGCGGCGGCATCCGTCGTCGAACCGTGATCGTGGCGGCCCTCGGCACCGTCGCTGCGGGAGCCGTCGGCGTTGCCTTGCTGCCGCGGGATGCGGTGCCCGCGATCTCGGGAGCCGGTGCCGGCACTCCCACGCCGACGCCGCCGCCCGCCCCGACACGCACCATCGACGAGGTGCGAGCGGAGGCGCTCGGCAGTGCAGGCATGAGGCTGGCGGCGAGTCCGTGGGGCCCGGATGCCGCAACGGCGACGACGTGGAGCACGCTGTACGTGTCGTGGTTGCTGCGTGAGAACGCCGTGCCGCAGACTCCGGATGCGCGTGAGTTGTACGAACACTTCAACGCTCTGGGACAGGTCGGGACGGAGCCGCGAGACGGTGCCGTGATCTTCTACAGCGACGGACCCCTCGAGAGCATCTATCACGCCGGCTACGTCGAACGCGCGAGTGCCGGCGTCGTCGCCACGGTGGAGGGTGATGTGCCTGACTTCCTGCCTCACGACCAGACCTTCGTTCGCCGCTACGGGCAGCCCTGGGATTCGAACATCGTCTTCGGATACCCCGAGTACGTGGTGGCATGA
- a CDS encoding nitroreductase family protein — translation MAGVRELVRKPVRMVRRRFAMGAEFARDYRSYRAMAAPTDDAANARLTGIHLETQVTKDYHRVEKGLSLRSPKQPFGDAVDRRLAMLVPAGAAIDEGYQAFAVDAREALAGWNTTGMLSDIVSPPAAPSDVIDPGLLEQFFTTRHSVRDFDENRPVDPRTIDDAVRLAGSTPSVCNRQAARVHVFEGADDSARILAHQNGNAGFRRHVRTVMVVTVERGLFAGAGERNQRWIDGGLFAMTLVWALHGLGLSTCMLNWSMTNARTDALRQEAGIPDSEDVICLIAVGHAPADGYRVARSPKRPLSQVLTRH, via the coding sequence ATGGCAGGTGTACGGGAACTCGTGCGGAAGCCGGTGCGGATGGTGCGCCGGCGGTTCGCGATGGGAGCGGAGTTCGCCCGCGACTACCGCAGCTACAGGGCGATGGCGGCGCCGACCGACGACGCGGCGAATGCGCGGCTGACCGGTATCCATCTGGAGACGCAGGTGACGAAGGACTATCACCGTGTGGAGAAGGGCCTGAGCCTGCGCTCGCCGAAGCAGCCCTTCGGCGACGCTGTGGATCGCCGACTCGCCATGCTGGTTCCGGCGGGCGCCGCCATCGACGAGGGCTACCAGGCCTTCGCCGTCGACGCGCGGGAAGCGCTGGCCGGATGGAACACCACCGGAATGCTGAGCGACATCGTGAGCCCACCGGCCGCTCCGTCCGATGTCATCGATCCCGGGCTGCTCGAGCAGTTCTTCACCACCCGGCACAGCGTGCGCGACTTCGATGAGAATCGCCCCGTCGACCCGCGCACCATCGACGACGCTGTGCGCCTCGCCGGCTCAACTCCATCTGTGTGCAACCGCCAGGCCGCCCGGGTGCATGTCTTCGAGGGCGCCGACGACAGTGCCCGCATCCTCGCGCACCAGAACGGCAACGCCGGCTTCCGGCGCCATGTACGAACGGTGATGGTCGTCACGGTCGAGCGCGGACTCTTCGCCGGAGCCGGTGAGCGCAACCAGCGTTGGATCGATGGCGGCCTGTTTGCCATGACCCTGGTCTGGGCGTTGCACGGACTGGGACTCTCGACCTGCATGCTGAACTGGTCGATGACCAACGCCCGCACCGACGCGCTGCGACAGGAGGCCGGCATCCCGGATTCCGAAGACGTGATCTGCCTCATCGCCGTCGGGCACGCGCCCGCGGACGGCTACAGGGTGGCGCGTTCACCGAAGCGGCCGCTCTCGCAGGTGCTCACCCGGCACTGA
- a CDS encoding UDP-glucose dehydrogenase family protein yields MKISVIGCGYLGAVHAASMAELGHDVIGIDVDELKIAALAEGRAPFFEPGLPEILISGVKSGRLRFSTDIADAAGAAVHFVAVGTPQKKGSYAADLTYVDAAIDALLPHLSAGDLVAGKSTVPVGTAARLAAKIAASGTGASLAWNPEFLREGFAVKDTITPDRLVYGLPPEPDAAERAESLLSECYATAIAAGTPLVTTDYATAELVKVSANAFLATKISFINAMAEIAEVTGADVTQLADAIGYDVRIGRRFLGAGAGFGGGCLPKDIRAFTARAEELGRGESVAFLKEVDAINLRRRQRVVDLAVDALDGEVHGKRVAVLGLAFKPFSDDIRDSPALDVAVRLKGLGADVIATDPEAIENSRRIHPQLDYVADTAEALTGADLVVLVTEWNEYRQMEPAFASALVGSKVIIDGRNCLDAAAWRADGWTYKGLGRP; encoded by the coding sequence GTGAAGATCTCAGTCATCGGATGCGGTTACCTCGGAGCAGTGCACGCGGCCAGCATGGCCGAACTCGGGCACGACGTCATCGGAATCGATGTCGACGAATTGAAGATCGCCGCGCTGGCTGAGGGACGAGCACCGTTCTTCGAGCCCGGCCTTCCCGAGATCCTCATCTCCGGCGTGAAGTCCGGTCGGCTCCGCTTCAGCACCGACATCGCGGATGCCGCAGGGGCCGCAGTGCACTTCGTCGCCGTCGGAACGCCGCAGAAGAAGGGCTCGTACGCCGCCGACCTCACCTACGTCGACGCCGCCATCGACGCCCTCCTGCCGCATCTCTCAGCAGGCGACCTCGTGGCCGGCAAGTCGACCGTGCCGGTCGGCACGGCCGCCAGGCTGGCGGCGAAGATCGCGGCATCCGGAACCGGGGCGAGCTTGGCGTGGAACCCCGAGTTCCTTCGTGAGGGATTCGCGGTGAAGGACACCATCACGCCGGACCGCCTGGTGTACGGCCTTCCCCCCGAACCCGACGCCGCAGAGCGCGCCGAGTCGCTCTTGAGCGAGTGCTACGCGACGGCGATCGCCGCAGGCACTCCCCTGGTGACCACCGACTACGCGACGGCCGAGCTCGTCAAGGTGTCGGCCAACGCGTTCCTGGCCACCAAGATCTCGTTCATCAATGCCATGGCCGAGATCGCCGAGGTGACCGGCGCCGACGTGACACAGCTGGCCGATGCGATCGGCTACGACGTTCGCATCGGTCGCCGCTTCCTCGGAGCCGGTGCCGGCTTCGGAGGCGGATGCCTGCCGAAGGACATCCGCGCCTTCACCGCACGCGCCGAGGAGCTCGGTCGCGGGGAATCCGTCGCCTTCCTCAAGGAGGTCGACGCCATCAACCTGCGTCGCCGCCAGCGCGTCGTCGACCTCGCTGTCGATGCGCTCGATGGCGAAGTGCACGGCAAGCGCGTGGCGGTTCTGGGCCTCGCATTCAAGCCGTTCTCCGATGACATCCGGGATTCGCCAGCGCTCGACGTCGCCGTGCGCCTCAAGGGCCTCGGCGCCGACGTGATCGCCACAGATCCCGAGGCCATCGAGAACTCTCGTCGGATCCACCCGCAGCTCGACTACGTGGCCGACACCGCCGAGGCGCTCACAGGAGCCGACCTTGTGGTGCTCGTGACGGAATGGAACGAGTACCGCCAGATGGAGCCGGCCTTCGCCAGCGCCCTCGTCGGCTCCAAGGTCATCATCGATGGGCGCAACTGCCTTGATGCTGCAGCCTGGCGCGCCGACGGCTGGACCTACAAGGGCCTCGGCCGCCCCTGA
- a CDS encoding glycosyltransferase yields the protein MTSNTSSSTIPLSPTPARPLVVQHTLAPPDGRTKYVDIIVDGASPDVSIRYFTWKGALKADYDVLHVHWPELMIRGRNPLKRFARRRALQVLVFRLKRKRIPIVRTLHNVTPHEEGSAAENRSLDLIDRSTSLYLRLNPTTELPTEAEAVTILHGHYIEKFARYPLPARVPGRILYFGIIRPYKGVDLLLDAFRELPGDDLTLRVVGSPSVGQRELVEERAARDARTSALLAYVDDDVLVSEIGQAELVVLPYREMHNSGAILVALSLSRPALVPRSPANTALRQEVGPGWVIEYDGELTPAVIADALQTVRTVAADTAPDLARRDWKVLGEEHAAAYRRAIEIARATR from the coding sequence ATGACTTCGAACACTTCCAGCAGCACCATCCCGCTGTCGCCCACGCCAGCGCGGCCTCTCGTGGTGCAGCACACCCTCGCCCCGCCGGACGGCCGCACCAAGTACGTCGACATCATCGTCGACGGCGCATCACCCGACGTCAGCATCAGGTACTTCACATGGAAGGGGGCGCTCAAGGCCGACTACGACGTGCTCCACGTGCACTGGCCGGAGCTCATGATCCGCGGGAGGAACCCGCTGAAGCGGTTCGCGCGCCGCCGTGCGCTGCAGGTGCTCGTGTTCAGGCTGAAGCGCAAGCGCATCCCCATCGTGCGCACCCTGCACAACGTGACTCCGCACGAGGAGGGCTCGGCTGCCGAGAACCGCTCCCTCGACCTCATCGACAGGTCGACCTCGCTCTACCTGAGGCTGAACCCCACGACCGAGCTGCCCACCGAGGCCGAGGCCGTCACCATCCTGCACGGGCACTACATCGAGAAGTTCGCCCGGTACCCATTGCCCGCTCGCGTGCCGGGCCGCATCCTGTACTTCGGCATCATCCGTCCGTACAAGGGAGTCGACCTTCTTCTCGACGCCTTCCGGGAGTTGCCCGGCGATGACCTCACGCTCCGCGTCGTCGGCAGCCCCAGCGTCGGTCAACGAGAACTGGTCGAGGAGCGCGCCGCCCGAGATGCACGCACCTCGGCGCTGCTCGCCTACGTCGACGACGACGTGCTCGTCTCCGAGATCGGGCAGGCCGAACTCGTGGTCCTGCCCTATCGGGAGATGCACAACTCGGGCGCCATCCTCGTGGCGCTCTCCCTGTCGCGTCCGGCGCTCGTGCCGAGGTCGCCGGCCAACACGGCACTCCGCCAGGAGGTGGGCCCGGGCTGGGTCATCGAGTACGACGGCGAGCTGACGCCTGCGGTGATCGCCGATGCCCTCCAGACCGTGCGCACTGTGGCGGCCGATACCGCCCCCGACCTGGCGCGGCGCGATTGGAAGGTCCTCGGCGAGGAGCACGCTGCCGCCTACCGCCGTGCCATCGAGATCGCGCGGGCCACCCGATGA